The Heyndrickxia vini genome contains a region encoding:
- a CDS encoding LuxR C-terminal-related transcriptional regulator, translating to MAQSLHSYDEITFKQFVLFIKTHHQQLEENLCIYLNQDDTLSPDDKKIIGAILDSFLLFFVTYNIEETEDDFESHIIVWLKSQLSLLSIKSFNLFRLIFEKALITLMIQMKYNRSTSILMCLLSIYSQLIYRFNEWINEDKTDVYSKFSQDKTKLQSLDRLNKLLIRSSGVHDFAHILKKCEEFFSYRRCVFYAYIPWSNQFYGVIGAELPKVQSMKGQLSSRETTIFNTQKAIFLKNPKGYVKDEHIELFNLSSVIFVPLTNKQQVFGWLTFDQLGEEFDCSKEELDFLEEVGNRLGLFLSRSGESTSGLPNLHLTERESEILDLLAEGHDNKKMGKILYLSEHTVRDYVSSLMTKLKAKNRTQVVAYAFRYGLLK from the coding sequence ATGGCTCAATCTCTTCATTCATATGACGAAATTACCTTTAAGCAATTCGTTTTATTTATAAAAACTCATCATCAACAATTAGAAGAAAATCTATGCATTTATTTAAATCAGGACGACACTCTTTCTCCTGATGACAAAAAAATAATCGGAGCAATATTGGACTCGTTTTTACTATTTTTCGTTACCTACAACATCGAGGAAACTGAAGATGATTTCGAAAGCCATATAATCGTTTGGCTGAAATCACAATTATCTCTCTTATCTATAAAAAGCTTTAACCTGTTCCGTTTAATTTTTGAGAAAGCATTAATCACATTAATGATTCAAATGAAGTACAATCGAAGCACCTCAATTCTCATGTGTTTGTTATCCATCTATTCTCAACTTATCTATCGTTTTAATGAATGGATAAATGAAGATAAGACAGATGTCTATTCGAAATTTTCCCAAGACAAAACTAAACTCCAGTCCTTGGATCGTTTAAATAAACTCCTTATACGCTCCTCAGGAGTACATGACTTTGCGCATATTTTAAAAAAATGTGAGGAGTTTTTTTCATATAGACGATGCGTATTCTATGCGTATATTCCTTGGTCCAATCAATTTTATGGGGTAATCGGTGCCGAATTGCCTAAAGTTCAAAGCATGAAAGGTCAACTAAGTTCAAGAGAAACGACGATTTTTAATACACAAAAAGCTATCTTTTTAAAGAACCCTAAAGGATATGTAAAGGATGAACATATCGAATTATTTAATCTTTCATCCGTTATATTTGTACCACTTACAAATAAGCAGCAAGTTTTTGGCTGGTTAACCTTTGATCAATTGGGAGAAGAGTTCGATTGTTCGAAGGAAGAGCTAGACTTTCTGGAGGAGGTAGGAAATCGACTAGGTTTATTTTTATCTAGAAGTGGCGAAAGTACATCGGGATTGCCTAATCTCCATTTAACAGAAAGAGAAAGCGAGATCCTCGATTTACTGGCTGAAGGGCATGACAATAAAAAAATGGGAAAAATTTTGTATTTAAGTGAGCATACAGTAAGAGATTATGTTAGTAGTTTAATGACAAAATTAAAAGCTAAAAATCGTACACAAGTTGTCGCCTACGCCTTTCGATATGGTTTATTAAAATAA
- a CDS encoding histidine phosphatase family protein, translating to MKIGLIRHYKVLKDYPKEKRLYSAEEVKQWFAEYDVAEIEYRNDPPKTTEWKACYSSPTSRAIKTAKHLYDRDIIELEELQEIAVPVFSTRLKLPFIAWALLIRFANLFNKQTREEINQTKKKINYVLDEISKSNKEDILIISHAALMFYIRKELLKRGFTGPKFTIAKNGELYEFIL from the coding sequence ATGAAAATTGGTTTAATCAGACATTATAAAGTGTTGAAAGATTACCCGAAGGAGAAACGACTATATTCTGCAGAAGAGGTAAAACAATGGTTTGCAGAATATGATGTTGCAGAAATTGAATACAGAAACGATCCTCCAAAAACGACTGAATGGAAAGCCTGTTATTCAAGTCCTACGTCAAGGGCTATAAAAACAGCCAAACATCTTTATGATCGGGACATTATTGAGTTAGAGGAGCTTCAAGAAATTGCTGTACCTGTTTTCAGTACAAGATTAAAATTGCCTTTTATCGCATGGGCATTATTAATTCGCTTTGCCAATCTATTTAATAAGCAAACAAGAGAAGAAATAAACCAAACAAAAAAGAAAATTAATTACGTGTTAGATGAAATTTCGAAAAGTAATAAGGAAGATATACTCATTATTAGTCATGCCGCATTGATGTTTTACATAAGAAAAGAACTTTTAAAAAGAGGCTTTACCGGGCCCAAATTCACCATTGCCAAAAATGGGGAATTGTATGAATTTATATTGTAA
- a CDS encoding nucleotidyltransferase domain-containing protein has translation MFGLLDRDFEYIRRAMENLKEIDKAIIFGSRALGNYKKGSDVDIAISGKNVTSETLYQLDDLLNEEFPLPYFFDIVQYEEINNENLKSHIDTFGRELYRKSELSQK, from the coding sequence ATGTTTGGATTATTGGATCGAGATTTTGAGTATATACGAAGAGCAATGGAAAATTTAAAAGAAATTGATAAAGCGATCATTTTTGGAAGTAGGGCTCTAGGGAACTATAAAAAAGGGTCAGATGTCGATATTGCGATATCAGGTAAAAATGTGACTAGTGAAACACTTTATCAGTTGGACGATCTTTTAAACGAAGAATTTCCACTACCTTATTTCTTTGACATCGTCCAATATGAAGAAATAAATAATGAAAATTTGAAAAGTCACATTGATACATTTGGTAGAGAATTATATAGAAAAAGTGAGCTTAGTCAGAAATAA